Proteins from a genomic interval of Papaver somniferum cultivar HN1 chromosome 4, ASM357369v1, whole genome shotgun sequence:
- the LOC113275360 gene encoding plant UBX domain-containing protein 2-like codes for MADNMKDKFKDFMKKVSNSSSSSGFQGTGRVLGGTSSSSEPSKIPYKNVEHKPDLPVVSSSDPSRNPKSSISSSNLDKKLSNLENNLQQRSTDGFNKFDALVTSSKRSQNGHSIEICECPVCGKPYLTAGEVEDHIETCLGQNSVVDTLESENLGKSDEVEKSLESRNELASCVGVFVSGEPPEGSVQVVIRLLRNIVTNPENDKFRRIRMGNPKIKEAIGSVTGGVELLECVGFRLQEEGEEMWAVMEVPTGEQISSIKEVILMLEPKKIEDVPPVVPKVKDVIPAEPKKVDRQVRVFFSAPESKAAKIELPDSFYKLSMEEIKAEADRKKKKLAESQQLVPRSFREKQAKEARKKYKATIIRIQFPDEVILQGVFGPWERTTALYEFVTSSLKEPRLKFELWRHPPILKRRPIPCFSVPGKTAPTLDEEDLIPTALVKFKPLETESVFFTGLSNECLEMITPLTSDTTVSFST; via the exons ATGGCGGATAATATGAAGGATAAGTTTAAAGATTTCATGAAAAAGGTTagtaattcttcttcatcatctggaTTTCAAGGTACAGGTAGAGTTTTAGGTggtacatcttcatcttctgaacCATCTAAGATTCCATACAAAAATGTTGAACATAAACCTGATTTACCTGTTGTTTCATCATCAGACCCTAGTCGTAACCCTAAATCTTCAATTTCTAGTTCGAATCTTGATAAAAAGTTGTCGAATCTTGAGAACAATTTACAGCAGAGATCGACGGATGGTTTTAATAAGTTTGATGCATTAGTTACTTCTAGTAAACGTTCTCAGAATGGACATTCTATTGAAATCTGTGAATGTCCTGTGTGTGGAAAGCCTTATCTAACTGCAGGGGAAGTTGAGGATCATATTGAAACTTGTTTAGGGCAAAATTCAGTTGTTGATACTCTAGAAAGTGAAAATTTAGGAAAGAGTGATGaagttgagaagagtttggaatcAAGAAACGAATTAGCAAGTTGTGTTGGGGTTTTTGTTTCCGGAGAACCACCAGAAGGATCGGTTCAAGTTGTGATTAGATTGTTGAGGAATATAGTTACTAATCCTGAAAATGACAAATTTAGAAGAATTCGGATGGggaatccaaaaataaaagaagctATTGGTTCAGTTACTGGTGGTGTTGAGTTGTTGGAATGTGTAGGGTTTAGACTtcaagaagaaggtgaagagatGTGGGCAGTGATGGAAGTTCCTACTGGGGAACAGATCAGTTCGATTAAAGAAGTGATTCTAATGCTGGAGCCTAAGAAAATAGAAGATGTGCCTCCTGTAGTTCCAAAGGTAAAAGATGTTATTCCAGCGGAGCCAAAGAAGGTTGACAGACAG GTCCGGGTCTTCTTTTCTGCTCCCGAAAGCAAGGCTGCAAAAATTGAACTGCCAGATTCTTTTTATAAACTTTCTATGGAAGAGATAAAAGCTGAAGCTGataggaagaaaaaaaagctTGCAGAATCTCAGCAACTGGTTCCCAGGTCCTTCAGAGAAAAGCAAGCAAAAGAGGCCAGGAAGAAGTACAAGGCCACTATTATTCGGATCCAGTTTCCAGACGAGGTTATTCTTCAAGGTGTCTTTGGACCATGGGAGCGAACAACTGCATTATACGAA TTTGTTACTTCATCCTTGAAAGAACCACGTCTCAAATTTGAGTTGTGGCGTCACCCACCAATCCTCAAGAGGCGGCCAATCCCATGTTTCTCTGTACCAGGAAAAACAGCGCCAACACTAGATGAGGAAGACTTGATCCCTACTGCCCTTGTCAAGTTTAAACCCCTGGAGACAGAATCAGTATTTTTCACAGGTTTATCAAATGAATGCCTTGAAATGATTACACCCCTTACAAGTGATACAACAGTTTCTTTTTCAACATGA